A genome region from Pseudomonas sp. S06B 330 includes the following:
- a CDS encoding DNA cytosine methyltransferase has translation MKITDFCPLPSDGQPLQFADLFAGCGGLSLGLSMAGLRGVFAVERDKMAFSTLSANLLEGREVPVNQFSWPSWLEKKAWGIDDILKQHPADLSTLKGKVHILAGGPPCQGFSFAGKRVESDPRNKLFEKYVEMVEAIQPAALVLENVPGMKVAHTGKAWKALGIQLKPQSYYDKLVESLNKVGYQVLGKIVDSSLFGVPQKRPRLIVIGLRKDLALNLKGGVSRAFELLENSRIQQLEEFDLPEKVSSWDAISDLETVHAGTRPCTDPYSRNGFQEIANANARTTYQRLMRAGSGTVLDSARLAKHKPEIRERFMNIINDPDCVKGSLMNAAQREKYGLKKHRICLMRSSSPAPTITTLPDDVLHYSEPRILTVRESARIQSFPDWFHFRGKFTTGGSQRTKECPRYTQVGNAVPPYLARAIGLALTAALKEASEYVDSETTTPMIQTTLDIA, from the coding sequence ATGAAAATTACCGATTTTTGCCCACTGCCCAGTGATGGGCAACCTCTACAGTTCGCGGACCTCTTCGCAGGCTGTGGAGGGCTATCACTTGGCCTGTCTATGGCGGGCCTCAGAGGTGTCTTCGCCGTCGAACGCGATAAAATGGCGTTTTCGACGCTATCAGCAAACTTGCTTGAAGGCCGGGAAGTACCAGTTAATCAATTTTCCTGGCCATCATGGTTGGAAAAAAAAGCTTGGGGTATTGATGACATCCTTAAGCAACACCCTGCCGACCTGTCCACGCTGAAAGGAAAGGTTCATATCTTAGCCGGGGGACCACCTTGCCAGGGCTTCAGCTTCGCTGGAAAGAGAGTAGAGTCTGATCCTCGGAACAAGCTTTTCGAAAAATATGTGGAAATGGTTGAAGCGATTCAACCGGCTGCGCTCGTTTTGGAAAACGTACCAGGCATGAAGGTAGCTCATACTGGTAAAGCATGGAAAGCGCTTGGGATTCAATTAAAGCCCCAGTCTTATTATGACAAGCTTGTAGAAAGCCTCAATAAAGTCGGCTATCAAGTTCTTGGAAAAATCGTTGACTCATCTCTCTTCGGCGTACCGCAAAAGCGACCACGCTTAATCGTTATAGGATTACGCAAAGATCTGGCGCTGAACCTCAAGGGAGGAGTTTCTCGGGCATTCGAGTTGCTAGAAAACTCTAGAATCCAACAATTGGAAGAATTCGACCTGCCAGAAAAAGTAAGTTCATGGGACGCTATTTCCGATCTTGAGACAGTGCACGCGGGCACTCGTCCATGCACGGACCCTTATTCTCGCAATGGGTTTCAAGAAATTGCTAACGCCAACGCTAGAACCACCTACCAACGACTTATGCGTGCTGGCAGCGGTACCGTACTAGATAGCGCTCGACTCGCCAAGCACAAACCCGAAATTCGTGAACGTTTCATGAACATCATTAACGATCCTGACTGTGTAAAAGGGTCATTGATGAATGCAGCGCAACGAGAAAAATATGGTCTGAAGAAGCATCGGATCTGTCTGATGCGTTCTAGCAGTCCCGCACCAACAATCACAACGCTTCCAGACGACGTCCTTCACTATAGCGAGCCGAGAATCCTAACTGTACGTGAGTCAGCTCGAATACAGTCTTTCCCTGACTGGTTCCACTTCCGAGGAAAATTCACCACAGGTGGAAGCCAGCGAACTAAAGAGTGCCCAAGGTATACTCAAGTTGGTAATGCAGTTCCTCCATACCTTGCGAGAGCAATCGGCTTGGCTTTAACGGCTGCGTTGAAAGAGGCGTCAGAATATGTCGATAGTGAAACAACAACACCAATGATACAAACCACATTAGATATAGCTTGA
- a CDS encoding MerR family transcriptional regulator codes for MLEPSHNDELPPIPGKRYFTIGEVSELCAVKPHVLRYWEQEFPQLNPVKRRGNRRYYQRQDVLMIRQIRALLYDQGFTIGGARLRLSGDEAKDDTTQYKQLIRQMIVELEDVLVVLKK; via the coding sequence ATGCTGGAACCAAGTCATAACGACGAGCTTCCGCCGATTCCAGGCAAACGCTACTTCACCATTGGTGAAGTGAGTGAGCTTTGTGCGGTAAAACCGCATGTGCTTCGCTACTGGGAGCAGGAATTCCCCCAACTCAACCCGGTGAAGCGCCGCGGTAACCGGCGGTACTATCAGCGCCAAGACGTGCTGATGATCCGCCAGATCCGCGCGCTGCTGTACGACCAGGGCTTCACCATCGGCGGGGCGCGTTTGCGCCTCTCTGGCGATGAAGCCAAGGACGACACCACCCAGTACAAACAGCTGATCCGGCAGATGATTGTCGAGTTGGAAGATGTGTTGGTGGTGCTGAAGAAGTAG
- a CDS encoding very short patch repair endonuclease gives MADFLTPEERSERMARIKSAHTRPEVALRKTLHNLGLRYRLNSATLPGKPDLVFPRYKAVVFVHGCFWHRHQNCNIATTPKSNTSFWVAKFSKNVARDERVISLLRSLGWRVFVVWECEVSSLKKAKATGLKLSNLIRSI, from the coding sequence ATGGCAGACTTCCTAACCCCTGAAGAGCGCTCCGAAAGAATGGCCCGAATCAAGAGCGCCCACACTCGACCAGAAGTAGCCCTACGCAAGACTCTCCATAACCTCGGCTTGCGTTACCGGCTGAACAGCGCGACCCTACCAGGAAAACCAGATTTAGTTTTCCCTCGTTACAAAGCAGTTGTTTTTGTACATGGCTGCTTCTGGCATCGTCATCAGAATTGCAATATCGCTACGACGCCCAAAAGCAATACATCATTCTGGGTTGCTAAGTTTTCCAAGAACGTTGCACGTGACGAACGAGTTATTTCACTTCTGAGATCATTAGGATGGAGAGTTTTTGTAGTGTGGGAATGTGAAGTCAGCTCTTTAAAAAAAGCAAAAGCTACCGGACTTAAACTGTCCAATCTTATTCGCAGCATATAG
- the ihfA gene encoding integration host factor subunit alpha, with protein MGALTKAEMAERLYEELGLNKREAKELVELFFEEIRHALEDNEQVKLSGFGNFDLRDKRQRPGRNPKTGEEIPITARRVVTFRPGQKLKARVEAYAGTKS; from the coding sequence ATGGGTGCTCTGACGAAAGCTGAGATGGCCGAACGGCTGTACGAGGAGCTGGGCCTGAACAAACGTGAAGCCAAGGAATTGGTTGAACTGTTCTTTGAGGAAATCAGGCACGCTCTAGAAGACAACGAGCAGGTCAAATTGTCCGGATTCGGCAATTTTGACCTGCGTGACAAACGCCAGCGGCCGGGCCGCAACCCCAAAACAGGGGAAGAGATCCCGATCACGGCGCGTCGAGTCGTCACCTTTCGTCCAGGGCAGAAGTTGAAAGCCCGAGTTGAGGCCTATGCTGGAACCAAGTCATAA
- the pheT gene encoding phenylalanine--tRNA ligase subunit beta, whose protein sequence is MKFSEKWLRGWVNPQVSRDDLVARLSMAGLEVDSVTPAAGQFSGIVVGEVLSTEQHPDADKLRVCQVSNGSETFQVVCGAPNVRPGLKIPFAMIGAELPGDFKIKKAKLRGVESNGMLCSAAELQISEENDGLLELAADAPVGEDIRVYLDLDDASIEIGLTPNRGDCLSVAGLARDVGALYDVPVTRLAVPAVAAAHDEVRPVEVLAPAACPRYLGRVIRNVDLSRPTPLWMVERLRRSDVRSIDAAVDITNYVMLELGQPMHAFDLAEINGGIRVRMAEEGEKLVLLDGQEVALRSDTLVIADHSRALAIAGVMGGEHSGVSATTRDIFLESAFFEPISVAGKARSYGLHTDASHRYERGVDSQLAREAIERATGLLLDIVGGEAGPVVDVTSEAHLPKVAPITLRAERLTQMLGMEMASAEVEQLLNGLGLKTTTGEGQWQVEVPSHRFDISLEVDLIEELARLYGYNRLPVRYPQARLAPQAKAEARGELPALRRLLVARGYQEAITYSFIDPKLFELFTPGVEPLLLANPISSDMAAMRASLWPGLVKSLQHNLNRQQDRVRMFESGLRFVGQLGDLKQEPMLAGVVCGSRLPEGWANGRDTIDFFDVKADVEAVLGFSGSLAEFSFVPGQHPALHPGQTARIERDGREVGYLGAIHPELAKTLGLDRPVFVFELVLGEVADGRLPKFSELSKFPEVRRDLALVAGRDVASSSVLEVIRDNAGEWLTDLRLFDVYQGKGIDPDRKSLAVGLTWQHPSRTLNDEEVNTATQNILTSLEQRLNTTLRK, encoded by the coding sequence ATGAAATTCAGTGAAAAATGGCTGCGCGGTTGGGTCAACCCGCAGGTATCCCGAGACGATCTGGTTGCCCGTCTTTCGATGGCCGGCCTTGAAGTCGACAGCGTAACGCCAGCGGCGGGTCAATTCAGCGGCATCGTCGTCGGTGAGGTACTGAGCACCGAACAGCACCCCGACGCCGACAAACTGCGCGTGTGCCAGGTCAGCAACGGCAGCGAGACCTTCCAGGTAGTGTGCGGCGCGCCCAACGTGCGCCCTGGCCTGAAGATCCCGTTCGCCATGATCGGTGCCGAACTGCCAGGCGACTTCAAGATCAAGAAAGCCAAGCTGCGTGGCGTTGAGTCCAACGGCATGCTGTGCTCGGCGGCCGAGCTGCAGATCAGCGAAGAAAACGACGGCCTGCTCGAGCTGGCGGCCGACGCCCCGGTTGGCGAAGACATTCGCGTGTACCTGGACCTGGACGACGCCAGCATCGAAATCGGCCTGACCCCGAACCGTGGCGACTGCCTGTCGGTGGCTGGCCTTGCGCGTGACGTCGGTGCCCTGTACGACGTACCGGTGACCCGCCTGGCGGTGCCGGCCGTTGCTGCTGCCCACGACGAAGTGCGTCCGGTTGAAGTGCTGGCCCCAGCGGCCTGCCCACGCTACCTGGGCCGCGTTATCCGTAACGTCGACCTGTCGCGCCCAACGCCATTGTGGATGGTTGAACGTCTGCGTCGCTCCGACGTGCGCAGCATCGACGCTGCCGTCGACATCACCAACTACGTGATGCTCGAACTCGGCCAGCCGATGCACGCCTTCGATCTCGCCGAGATCAACGGCGGTATCCGCGTGCGCATGGCCGAGGAGGGCGAGAAGCTCGTTCTGCTCGACGGTCAGGAAGTGGCGCTGCGTAGCGACACCCTGGTCATCGCCGACCACTCCCGCGCCCTGGCTATCGCCGGCGTCATGGGTGGCGAGCACAGCGGTGTTTCCGCCACCACCCGCGACATCTTCCTCGAAAGCGCCTTCTTCGAACCGATTTCGGTGGCTGGCAAGGCCCGTTCCTACGGCCTGCACACCGATGCCTCGCACCGCTACGAGCGCGGTGTCGACTCGCAGTTGGCCCGCGAAGCCATCGAGCGCGCCACTGGCCTGCTGCTGGACATCGTTGGCGGCGAAGCCGGCCCTGTGGTCGACGTCACCAGCGAAGCGCACCTGCCGAAGGTTGCACCGATCACCCTGCGCGCCGAGCGCCTTACCCAGATGCTGGGCATGGAAATGGCCAGCGCCGAAGTCGAGCAACTGCTCAACGGCCTGGGCCTGAAAACCACCACCGGGGAAGGGCAGTGGCAGGTCGAAGTACCTAGCCACCGCTTCGATATCAGCCTGGAAGTCGACCTGATCGAAGAGCTGGCTCGCCTGTACGGCTACAACCGCCTGCCGGTACGTTACCCGCAAGCGCGCCTGGCCCCACAAGCCAAGGCCGAAGCCCGTGGCGAACTGCCGGCCCTGCGCCGTCTGCTGGTTGCCCGTGGCTACCAGGAAGCGATCACCTACAGCTTCATCGACCCGAAACTGTTCGAACTGTTCACCCCTGGCGTCGAGCCGCTGCTGCTGGCCAACCCGATCTCCAGCGACATGGCGGCCATGCGTGCCTCCCTGTGGCCGGGCCTGGTCAAGTCCCTGCAGCACAACCTCAACCGTCAGCAAGACCGCGTTCGCATGTTCGAGAGCGGCCTGCGCTTCGTCGGCCAGCTGGGCGACCTCAAGCAAGAGCCAATGCTCGCCGGTGTCGTCTGCGGCAGCCGCCTGCCAGAAGGCTGGGCAAACGGTCGCGACACCATCGACTTCTTCGACGTGAAAGCAGACGTAGAAGCGGTGCTGGGCTTCTCCGGCTCTTTGGCCGAGTTCAGCTTCGTACCGGGCCAACACCCGGCGCTGCACCCGGGCCAAACCGCACGCATCGAGCGTGATGGTCGCGAAGTCGGCTACCTGGGTGCCATCCACCCAGAGCTGGCCAAGACCCTCGGCCTCGACCGTCCGGTGTTCGTCTTTGAGCTGGTACTGGGTGAAGTGGCCGATGGCCGCCTGCCAAAGTTCAGCGAACTGTCGAAATTCCCGGAAGTGCGTCGTGACCTGGCCTTGGTAGCAGGACGTGATGTTGCTTCGAGCTCGGTGCTTGAAGTAATTCGTGACAATGCAGGCGAATGGCTCACGGACCTCAGGCTGTTTGATGTTTATCAGGGTAAAGGCATTGATCCTGATAGAAAAAGCCTGGCCGTTGGCTTGACCTGGCAGCATCCATCGCGCACTCTTAACGATGAAGAGGTGAATACTGCAACGCAAAACATCCTCACCTCGCTCGAACAAAGGTTGAACACCACGTTAAGGAAATAG
- a CDS encoding ATP-binding protein gives MNGDFIEYLASKIKNDAAKFISSDDNNLRVTFTAPPSGILDEIYEKFSTCGDRLELTSNGHVKSVPVLRVQEGVEDPPHQNTARCSSNHVVSVRTSYGSYLALSTLNTPPLLSTGTTANKLGLNRVNHVSFSTWKDEPFVNDVVTEVLARFSYTEDVITELVWKALEEAFIESAQAGDMREPWELLQELYDLGGYGKTGHDLCHALGVPKLAEGEIPDTTINQNIANYLQVQGFTAGTKLLQEDAGSEQISEALARFSQHLVMLYRTPQRFVASPIRNYASVRNIPDSSWWDALTQSIWIKLLNQEESKTFGTLKVACENGLFRPTLPSQQVVVKDTPTFSLTADEELLGQEVSVYRASGRKALELIDSIKVEKSKTEWSDDSLPCSHEQHLRYEFICKSLEKPVSIKIISLDSYTPAIVLNCRSAQKLTSFKRKTVGRGTNLSSVYECELITNGSGTQTIELFYNCVASLSSSISGTTVEESDSTPTNWPITNSEAESGQSLAVVEISEDGQLNFEVRLPNSEVTTKFIINVSPKEFTAKGAPSEFARLVINNCSRSESVAKTDVEQTMLTLLEQWILDSEDSHQPLIIGPGFKGSWSRPDWKLRPKLSNLEVSLDPRPRAEELSPTEEYLRSRARALKLLRELCNDKGCSIEALSLGQILLDQSNREVIESYIREYAEWLAIPNSLAGWAELITVHKSQFNSGFLESKPVAILLSPFHPVRLAWQCNAQMLMQGSINEGLPCPIAGIIEPYSFPDCLALKCRDMDGRFTPVGYVAVKSSSDYWSVLWRTDLIHEVAQANFVGTFGDDLGIKLEGMVNGFNKQQVKRSLDEIRHLYPAKSTIRVSLHSDLSGHSSCNEGIDEWCLENLGPEVDEWSPAQGLTLRIIDKRPLDEQPKPAVLASLTERSGTQIRWYSKSTEGHAERDLSIVDHLQTMDQQFRKDGVLSPVDPTCVSRFSIKKNATSHKQYLSLSRAGQYVRELSGDGLLESLSRALDLLESQCVNEAQFDCLSFAPNLQTLNASLKDTRYSAISSAAVDSTCFHSPGNNAYLWDFELPRYAPGAGHSSGFYLVAKQSPTMITAVRNVLMQLPGIETTSDEQISSLLDEISKRGIPTLKRLTSGGAASLGEVGMLIAARLLQSNYNTNGKFGGLIPVIGNRTVNLIIPADVFQPRFDELRKALGAETRERPDLLVLSIAFGIDSGTNFFEPSALKITPIEVKTRSNEMTEKQRDDALAQAQSFATFLSELQERAIESPLWGIAYRDLIGGCVDYGFRVYGDTDAARANPHWVNYHQQTIAGLMSGSLETEIDQAGRLISIENTQNSRVLSSGSSLLKNIAILGYDYAGALLATNQLKSISDMIDQVDDWGLLAKINTESVEKTSINTTSQEGVIEQNTLHDAHPYPFIQPESAFKVAEQHETEETFETINPLFTKGLNFKIGDTKDLIGSKEVYFNPGNTELTNINIGVVGDLGTGKTQLLKSLVYQMVKQPEQNRGTAPKVLILDYKRDFSDQEDTCEFIEKSKVKIVSPYKIPLNLFSTGGDSSNRAMLDKIGFFRDILRKIFSVNAPVQDKNLKEAIKAAYHDTRAAEDRDPTIYDVSKQYSALVGDKPDSVLGIISDLVDYEIFEEDPSKIVSFDEFFEGVVAIDLKDLSDEKLKKMVVVIFLNLYFDYMLKLKKRPFIGKNPQTRYIDSYLLVDEAHNIMPYDFDVLTKLLVQGRAFGVGVILASQYFSHFKTSKTDYLEPIGSWFIHQVPGLTARDLDKIGLPAASDSIVNRISSLDKFNSLCKTLNWSGEFIEEVPFYKLD, from the coding sequence GTGAACGGGGACTTCATCGAATATCTCGCATCCAAAATCAAAAACGACGCAGCCAAATTCATATCATCCGATGATAACAATCTTCGAGTGACGTTCACGGCACCTCCCTCAGGTATCCTTGACGAAATTTACGAAAAGTTTTCCACATGTGGTGACCGTTTAGAACTTACATCCAATGGGCATGTAAAATCTGTACCGGTGCTTCGCGTTCAAGAGGGAGTTGAAGATCCGCCACACCAGAACACTGCTCGTTGCTCAAGCAATCATGTAGTTTCGGTCCGTACTTCTTACGGGTCATATCTGGCGCTTTCAACACTTAATACTCCCCCTCTCCTTTCAACTGGGACCACCGCAAACAAGCTTGGCCTAAACCGGGTAAACCATGTGTCCTTTTCCACCTGGAAGGACGAACCATTTGTAAATGATGTCGTAACAGAAGTGTTGGCTAGGTTCTCCTATACCGAGGATGTGATCACCGAGCTGGTTTGGAAAGCCCTTGAGGAAGCGTTCATCGAATCCGCGCAAGCAGGAGACATGAGAGAGCCTTGGGAGCTACTTCAGGAACTATATGACCTTGGAGGTTATGGTAAAACTGGTCATGATCTGTGCCATGCTCTGGGAGTGCCTAAACTCGCTGAGGGTGAGATACCAGACACCACTATCAACCAAAATATTGCTAACTATTTGCAAGTTCAAGGTTTCACAGCTGGTACAAAGCTACTGCAAGAAGACGCAGGCTCAGAGCAAATTTCCGAGGCGCTAGCACGCTTCAGTCAGCACCTTGTAATGCTGTACCGAACGCCACAGCGATTTGTAGCGAGTCCGATACGAAACTACGCTAGCGTACGTAATATTCCTGACAGCTCATGGTGGGATGCACTGACGCAATCTATTTGGATTAAGCTATTAAACCAAGAAGAAAGCAAAACCTTCGGAACTCTTAAAGTAGCCTGTGAGAATGGGCTATTCCGCCCCACTCTGCCTAGCCAACAGGTAGTGGTGAAGGACACCCCAACATTCTCTCTCACTGCGGACGAGGAATTATTAGGGCAAGAGGTATCGGTTTATAGAGCCTCCGGACGAAAAGCTCTCGAACTCATTGACTCCATAAAAGTCGAAAAGTCAAAGACGGAGTGGTCCGACGACTCGTTGCCATGTAGCCACGAGCAACATCTTCGCTATGAGTTTATTTGCAAGAGCTTAGAAAAACCCGTCTCAATTAAGATAATATCACTTGACTCGTACACTCCCGCGATTGTTTTAAATTGCCGCTCAGCACAAAAATTAACTTCATTCAAGAGAAAAACCGTTGGCCGGGGAACAAATCTCAGCTCAGTATATGAATGCGAGCTAATCACCAATGGGTCCGGAACCCAAACCATCGAGTTATTCTACAATTGTGTAGCAAGTCTGTCCTCTAGTATATCCGGAACAACTGTAGAAGAGAGTGATTCCACCCCTACCAATTGGCCAATTACTAACTCTGAAGCAGAGAGCGGCCAGTCGCTAGCCGTCGTCGAAATTAGTGAAGATGGTCAACTTAATTTTGAAGTAAGGCTTCCAAATAGTGAAGTCACTACAAAATTCATTATCAATGTAAGCCCAAAGGAATTCACTGCCAAGGGCGCGCCCAGCGAATTTGCTCGACTAGTGATTAACAACTGTTCTCGATCGGAAAGCGTTGCGAAAACAGATGTTGAGCAGACCATGCTGACCTTACTTGAGCAATGGATATTAGATTCTGAAGATTCACACCAGCCTTTAATCATTGGCCCGGGATTTAAGGGTAGTTGGAGCCGCCCTGATTGGAAGCTGCGGCCGAAACTTTCCAATCTTGAAGTCTCTTTAGACCCACGCCCGAGAGCTGAAGAACTTTCTCCGACTGAAGAGTATTTGCGCTCGAGAGCGCGTGCATTGAAACTTTTAAGAGAACTTTGTAATGATAAAGGCTGTAGCATTGAGGCGCTCAGCCTCGGTCAAATCCTCCTCGACCAAAGCAACAGGGAAGTAATTGAATCATACATCCGCGAGTATGCGGAGTGGCTAGCAATCCCTAACTCTCTAGCTGGCTGGGCTGAGTTAATTACCGTCCACAAGTCTCAGTTCAACAGTGGATTTCTCGAATCAAAACCTGTAGCGATATTGCTGTCCCCATTCCATCCTGTACGACTAGCATGGCAGTGTAACGCTCAAATGCTGATGCAAGGCTCGATCAACGAAGGTTTGCCATGCCCGATAGCAGGCATCATCGAGCCATATAGTTTTCCTGACTGCCTCGCATTGAAATGCCGGGATATGGATGGTCGATTCACTCCAGTAGGGTATGTTGCCGTTAAAAGCTCTTCCGACTACTGGTCGGTATTATGGCGTACCGACCTTATCCATGAAGTTGCTCAAGCAAACTTTGTAGGGACATTCGGAGATGATCTTGGTATTAAACTAGAGGGCATGGTTAATGGATTCAATAAGCAGCAGGTAAAGCGCTCGCTAGACGAAATTCGACACCTGTACCCGGCAAAGTCTACCATTAGAGTCTCGCTGCATAGTGACCTGTCCGGGCATAGCTCCTGCAATGAAGGCATAGATGAGTGGTGCCTTGAAAATCTCGGCCCTGAGGTTGATGAGTGGTCCCCAGCACAAGGCTTAACGCTGAGGATTATTGACAAGAGACCACTCGACGAGCAGCCTAAGCCGGCAGTTCTAGCGTCTTTAACCGAACGCTCAGGCACTCAGATTAGATGGTACTCCAAGAGTACAGAAGGCCACGCCGAGCGTGACCTCTCAATAGTCGACCATCTACAGACTATGGACCAGCAGTTCCGTAAAGATGGCGTGCTCTCACCGGTCGATCCTACCTGCGTATCAAGATTCAGCATTAAAAAGAATGCGACTTCTCACAAGCAATACTTGTCCCTCTCCAGAGCAGGCCAATACGTTAGAGAACTGAGCGGTGACGGCCTACTGGAAAGTCTATCCAGAGCGCTCGATTTGCTGGAATCGCAGTGCGTCAATGAGGCTCAGTTTGACTGTTTGAGCTTTGCTCCAAACCTTCAAACTCTAAATGCTTCATTGAAGGACACCAGGTACAGCGCAATTTCCTCTGCGGCCGTAGACTCTACGTGTTTCCATAGCCCAGGCAACAATGCTTACCTTTGGGATTTTGAACTTCCTCGTTATGCTCCGGGCGCAGGTCACTCTAGCGGATTTTACTTGGTTGCGAAGCAGTCGCCTACAATGATTACGGCAGTTAGAAATGTTTTGATGCAGCTACCCGGCATCGAAACTACGAGCGACGAGCAAATATCTTCGCTACTTGACGAAATTTCTAAGAGAGGAATACCAACCCTTAAACGACTAACCAGCGGAGGTGCTGCTAGTTTAGGTGAAGTTGGTATGCTTATCGCTGCACGATTGCTCCAATCAAACTACAATACCAACGGGAAATTTGGCGGCTTAATCCCAGTAATCGGCAATCGGACTGTGAACCTTATTATTCCTGCCGATGTATTTCAACCTCGCTTTGATGAACTTCGTAAAGCACTGGGGGCGGAAACTAGAGAAAGACCAGACCTACTTGTTTTAAGTATCGCCTTTGGCATAGATTCCGGAACCAACTTCTTTGAGCCAAGCGCTCTTAAAATCACCCCCATTGAAGTAAAAACCCGATCCAATGAGATGACCGAAAAACAGCGTGATGATGCGTTAGCACAAGCGCAGTCATTTGCGACTTTCCTCTCTGAGCTGCAGGAACGCGCAATTGAATCCCCTCTATGGGGAATCGCTTATAGGGATCTAATTGGAGGCTGCGTGGATTATGGTTTCCGTGTCTACGGCGATACCGATGCAGCTCGCGCTAATCCTCACTGGGTAAATTACCATCAGCAAACAATCGCGGGATTGATGTCGGGAAGCTTGGAAACTGAAATAGATCAAGCGGGACGACTGATTTCTATTGAAAACACGCAAAATAGCAGAGTTCTCAGTTCAGGGAGCTCCCTACTAAAAAATATTGCCATCTTGGGATATGACTATGCTGGAGCATTGCTGGCTACAAATCAGCTAAAATCAATCAGCGACATGATAGATCAGGTAGATGACTGGGGGTTACTCGCTAAGATTAACACCGAATCAGTAGAGAAAACTTCTATTAACACTACCTCACAAGAAGGTGTGATAGAGCAGAATACTCTGCATGACGCGCATCCTTATCCTTTCATCCAACCCGAGTCAGCTTTCAAGGTCGCTGAACAGCATGAGACCGAGGAAACTTTCGAAACAATTAATCCATTATTTACAAAAGGATTAAACTTCAAGATCGGGGATACAAAAGACCTGATCGGGAGCAAGGAAGTATATTTCAATCCAGGCAATACAGAGCTTACCAATATCAACATTGGCGTAGTAGGTGACCTAGGCACTGGAAAAACCCAACTGCTAAAGTCACTAGTATATCAGATGGTAAAGCAACCCGAGCAAAACAGGGGGACTGCTCCTAAAGTCTTAATTCTGGACTACAAACGAGACTTCAGCGACCAAGAGGACACTTGCGAGTTTATCGAGAAGTCGAAGGTTAAGATTGTATCCCCATATAAAATTCCGCTCAATCTATTTTCAACTGGCGGAGACAGTTCTAACCGGGCGATGCTCGATAAAATTGGGTTTTTCAGAGACATTCTGCGTAAAATATTTTCAGTAAATGCACCAGTGCAAGATAAAAATCTCAAGGAAGCTATCAAAGCCGCTTATCATGACACTCGAGCAGCAGAAGACCGCGACCCCACCATATATGACGTGAGCAAACAATATTCTGCGCTCGTTGGTGACAAGCCTGACTCTGTCTTAGGCATAATCAGCGACCTGGTAGATTATGAGATCTTTGAAGAAGACCCTTCTAAAATTGTTAGTTTCGATGAATTTTTCGAAGGTGTAGTCGCGATAGACCTGAAAGACCTGAGTGATGAGAAATTAAAGAAGATGGTTGTGGTTATCTTCCTCAACCTATACTTCGACTACATGCTAAAATTAAAGAAAAGACCATTCATTGGGAAAAACCCGCAAACAAGATACATTGACTCTTATCTTTTAGTAGATGAGGCCCACAACATCATGCCATATGACTTTGATGTATTAACAAAGTTATTGGTACAGGGTCGGGCCTTTGGTGTAGGTGTTATTTTAGCTTCTCAGTATTTCAGTCACTTCAAAACTTCCAAGACAGACTATCTTGAGCCTATTGGCAGCTGGTTCATACATCAGGTACCTGGTCTAACGGCACGTGACTTGGACAAAATTGGATTACCTGCAGCGTCTGACAGCATAGTAAATCGCATCTCTAGTCTTGATAAATTCAATTCACTATGCAAGACACTTAACTGGAGCGGTGAATTCATTGAGGAAGTTCCATTCTACAAGCTTGACTAG